The genomic DNA AAACGGCAGCCGAAACACGGCTTTATCGTGTTGCCCCGGAGCTGTAATCATTGTCTCCTCACCTGCCCCCCGCAGCGTTTAATTGCCAGATCACGGTTTGGTAATGAGCACTTTGGCGGACCCGTCGGGCTGTTCGTAGATGGTGTATGCGCATCCCATCGCTTTTAGCTCTTCGATTAAAAAAACCGGAACCCGATCGTTGTGAATCAGCACGCTTTCGCCGGATTTGCACGCGTCGATCTTGGCCAGAGTGCGCATCATCGGCTGCGGCGGCTGCAATCCCCGGTTATCGAGGATATAAGCGACATTATCTGTTGGCGGTTCCGACGATGCGGCGGTATTGGCCTGGGCGGCAGCCGCCAAGTCGGCGGACAAATTTTTGAGCGGCAGTTCCTCCTGCACGTCTACTTCCCGCGCGCCTTCCTCCTGCTCGTTTTCTTCCTGCGCGTTCAGTTCGCCGAGCCATTTTTTTCTGCTGCGATGGACAAATGTGACCTTCCAGTGATCGGGAGCGAGTTTTTCACATTTGTTCACGAGACCGCGCAATTTCAGAATGCCCAAGAGCGGCTTAGGCTTAAACGGGGCATGCAGCACAAATATATCGTCTTTGCCGAGCTTTTTCACGGTGCTCATAATCAATTCGAACG from Bacilli bacterium includes the following:
- a CDS encoding DUF2249 domain-containing protein, with product MEQNVVELDVREHLKNKLEPFELIMSTVKKLGKDDIFVLHAPFKPKPLLGILKLRGLVNKCEKLAPDHWKVTFVHRSRKKWLGELNAQEENEQEEGAREVDVQEELPLKNLSADLAAAAQANTAASSEPPTDNVAYILDNRGLQPPQPMMRTLAKIDACKSGESVLIHNDRVPVFLIEELKAMGCAYTIYEQPDGSAKVLITKP